The window TTCGAGAACCCGAGCCACAGCCGACATTCGACCACTCTTGCGAGATTAAAGCAACTTCAATGCCTAGTAAGGCCACAGGGCGAGTCCAGATCCGCGTCAAGTAATCACCAGCCACAATCAAACCGCGTTGCCGATTGAACTTAAGGATGCTGAGGAGATGCCGGCAGGGTCCCCTATAATTCTTCGACAGCTTTGCTGGGAGGAGTTCAATCGAAGCCCTATTCGAAGAATATTGCTATCAAGTTGACGACAGACTGTGGCGCATATGATTTACAGTCTTGAGCGGTAAAATCGGCGGGTTGCGACGCAGAAGCACGCCGCAGGACCTATGGAGGCGAAACTTCGGGCCGTTGCCGAGGGTTGAATGGGTATCTCAGACCGAGAGGAACAGCCATGAAGAATCATCTCACCCGCCGCCACTTCGGCTTGGGCGTTGTCGCCGGTTTCGTTGCCATGAATAGCAAGTTTGCCTCGGCTGCGGACGAACCCGCAGTCGACCTCGCCAATCCGAAGCACCACAAGTTGGCCGCCGAATACAGCGCGTCGTGCAAGGGCATTAGCATGCTGGTGCGGGTCGACGACAAGGAGCTCTTTTCCGATTATCCGAACAGCGGGAAAAAGGACCGGGCCCATGAACTGGCGAGCGGCACGAAGAGCTTTTGCGGCGTGCTGGTAGCGGCTGCCATTCAGGACAAGTTGATTTCGTCGTGGGATGAAAAGGTCAGCGACACGCTCAGCGAATGGAAAGAAGACACGAAGAAGAAAACAGTCACGCTGCGGCAACTTCTCAGCCTGACGAGCGGTATGGCGGGCGGCGGCATCGGCCGGGTGCCGACCTATGCCGATGCGATGGCGAGTGAGTTCAAGTTCGATCCTGGTCAGCGCTTTCAATACGGCCCGGCGCCGTTTCAAACCTTTGGCGAAGTGCTCCGCCGCAAACTCGAACCG is drawn from Anatilimnocola floriformis and contains these coding sequences:
- a CDS encoding serine hydrolase domain-containing protein; amino-acid sequence: MKNHLTRRHFGLGVVAGFVAMNSKFASAADEPAVDLANPKHHKLAAEYSASCKGISMLVRVDDKELFSDYPNSGKKDRAHELASGTKSFCGVLVAAAIQDKLISSWDEKVSDTLSEWKEDTKKKTVTLRQLLSLTSGMAGGGIGRVPTYADAMASEFKFDPGQRFQYGPAPFQTFGEVLRRKLEPKKESPYDYLQRRILKPIGLQVGSWRKGADGQIHLPSGAALTATEWAKFGEFVRAGGVHEGKELLSSAALDECFVPGKINPSYGLSFWLASGAGNTREALAPGLARFRGGGEKKDDLRVPDLVFAAGAGNQRLFISRKLKLIAIRQADGILAALGGNDSTGWNDREFLSRLMYGTDAAGKKL